Part of the Roseobacter litoralis Och 149 genome, TGAGCGAAAACTTGGCAATGGCCCCTGCCCCCAGCACAACGATCATCGTCTCACCAATCGCGCGGGACGCCGCCAATAGAACCGCACCGACAATTCCGGGCAATGCGGCGGGCAGAACGACCTGACGGATTGTCTCCGACTTGGTCGACCCCAACCCCAAGGAACCATCCCGCATCGCCTGCGGCACCGCGTTGATGATGTCATCGGACAAGGAAGATACAAACGGGATCAACATGATCCCCATGACCAAACCAGCGGTTAAGACAGCGGTCGCACCGCTCATCCACTCGACCCCGAGCAGACCCGCTTCGCCACGTCCAAAGATGCTCACCAGAAACGGCCCGACCGTCAGCAGCGCGAAAAGACCGTATACGATGGTTGGAATACCAGCGAGAATTTCAAGCAGTGGCTTCGCAAAAGAACGCACCCCTGAACTTGCATATTCCGAGAGGTAAATCGCTGCAAACAGGCCGATCGGCACAGCAACCAGCAAGGCGACAATCGAGATATACAACGTCCCCCACAGCAGCGGCAAAATGGATAAATCGCTGTTGCCCCGAAAATTCGGCGCCCATGTGTCCCCGAAAAAGAAGTCCGTCCAGGAATGCATGCGAAAGAAGTTCATGCTCTCAAAAAGCATCGACAAGACAATACCCACAGTCGTCAAAATGGCCAGCGAAGCCGCGACCATGAGCATGCCGAGGGCAAAACGTTCGACAACGTTACGCGCCCTGAAATCTGCTTTGCTGACAAATATGCTGGCGGCTGCGCCCACCAGTGCTGCCGTCAGAACAATGACTGCCATCCATGCAGTACCTAAAGCCGACTTGGTGCGGTACTGCTGTGCTGCGACCAAGACCTCCGGATCAACATCGGAGCCCAGAGCGACGCCGACACCACCCAGAATACTGCGGATGTCGGAGGTATCAGTGCTGATCTGATTTGCGTCCTCTTTTGACAGAGCGCCTGAAGCGACCGCAATATCAAGACCTTCCGCGACACGGCGCACGTCGCTCATCACAAGGCTGCGGTTTGATCCTTCGTTGACGATACTATCAGGCAGTAAATTATAGACCGTATTTTCAATCATCATGGGCTGCGCCAAC contains:
- the pstC gene encoding phosphate ABC transporter permease subunit PstC; this encodes MNLGITGYVVLAIMALTIGSFMMAKARAKSAAGGDIRLLHSLPNYYGYNAAMFAAVPALGMLVIWLLAQPMMIENTVYNLLPDSIVNEGSNRSLVMSDVRRVAEGLDIAVASGALSKEDANQISTDTSDIRSILGGVGVALGSDVDPEVLVAAQQYRTKSALGTAWMAVIVLTAALVGAAASIFVSKADFRARNVVERFALGMLMVAASLAILTTVGIVLSMLFESMNFFRMHSWTDFFFGDTWAPNFRGNSDLSILPLLWGTLYISIVALLVAVPIGLFAAIYLSEYASSGVRSFAKPLLEILAGIPTIVYGLFALLTVGPFLVSIFGRGEAGLLGVEWMSGATAVLTAGLVMGIMLIPFVSSLSDDIINAVPQAMRDGSLGLGSTKSETIRQVVLPAALPGIVGAVLLAASRAIGETMIVVLGAGAIAKFSLNPLDAMTTITTRIVSQLTGDTDFASAETLVAFALGLTLFVLTLGLNVIALYIVRRYREQYE